The nucleotide window GATTAAtcaatttcacacacacacacacacacacacacacacacacacacacacacacacatacatatacatatatatatatatatatatatatatatatacatttagatTCTACTTATCTTAGTCTGTAAATTGCACTTATTTACTGTAGTGTTGCTTATTTTTCTAATTcgaaagacaaaaagaaaactTTTTCTTAAAGTGCAAAAAATACATTTCTATACATTTTCTTCTTGGAAGTGAATAGGTAGTTTTAGGTCCTTTTCTTAACTAATAGCAGTGGAACCTGTAGAGCTCTTCTGTTTCTTTTCAACTTCACAGTTTGACATGTTGTGCATTAAGAAATGCTTTTCTCTGTAGCTCTGCTGAAACGTGTGGTTATAACTTCTGTAAAAGTTTCTGTTGCCATCCTGTCAGCTCAAACCTGTTTGACCATTCTTCTCTGACTTGTCTTCAAGGCGTTTTTCTCCATAGAACTGCTACTTACTAGATGTTTTTGGTTGTTTACACCATTCTCAGTAAAGTGTAGACACTTTCATGTGTGAAAACCCCATAAGATCAACTGTTTCTGACATACTCGCTTATAGATCACATTTCTTCACCAATTGCGATGTTTAGTTTGGACAAGAACTGATCCTCTTGTCCAGCTTGCTTTTATGCATTGACATTCATTGCTATTCATTTTCATTGGCCATGTTTTACCACATATTACCATGTTATTATACAGCTCTCGTGGCATTTTTTTGGTCAAAAACTGTATAGTGACTGACTACTAAATAATATGGTTGCTGTATTCACTGGTACAAAATTTCTGGTATCaaaaaagtttataaaaaaaaccttgcagttagtaaacacaagacaaacttaaaaaaagaacaaaaatgtacagaaaatgtactcacccctttgtcatccaagatgttcatgtctgtctttcttcagttgtaaagaaattatatttcttgagggaaaacatttccggaattatctccataaagtggacttctatggtgcccccaagtttgaacttcaaaaatgcagttaaacgatcccagccgaggaaaaagagtcttatctagcaaaacgatctttcattttctaaacaaattgacaatttatatactttttaacctcaaatgatcgTCTTGTGTCCTCTTTGCAATGTGCATGGGTTTGTGTAATTCAGGTCAATACAGTAagagtatgttgaaaaactttcATCTCATATTCTtcttcaactttaaaatcgtcctgcattgctgtttttgtaaagggcgtttgatgtTCACTGTATAAACACTTTACATCTGAAGCGatgaaggatgattttgaagttggggaaaaaAAATGAGATGAGACTTTTTGACATATGCAAACATAGACCATACAAGTGTTTGAGGTTCAAAGTATATTAATTGTTGGTTTGTTTAGAAATTGACCAATTGTTatgcaagataagacccttcttccttggctgagatcatttagagccctttgaagctgcatttaactgcattttggaagttcaaacttgggcaccattgaagtccattatatggagagaaatcctgaaatgttttcctgaagaAACATGATTTCTTAtggactgaagaaagaagtacATGAACATTTTTGATGAcgaaggggtgagtaaattatctgcacatttttgttctgaaagtgaactacccctttaaagcaTCTGCATATTAATTCagcaaaaacatttataattgtaGCCCTAAATGAATGCTTGAATATTTTAATGGCAGGTCCAGGCCAACTTTGACTTCAGCGAGCTGAATAAGATGTGCTGGACTTTATCTGCACCAAAGCACATCAGTAGCAAACATCTGCTTATCTCAGGAAGTGATACCTACAAGGTCTGGTGCATCTTCAACTTTCTGTCCGAAGATAAATATCCACTGCACATCGTCACAGAAGAGGTTGGTTCTAGTGGTTTTAGTGTGTTCTAAATATATATCCTTTTCCAATTACATGATATCAAATAGAAATAATGCTGTATATTTGTACTGTAACAGCTTGAGTACTTCCTGCGCAAGCTGTTTGGAGCAATGGGTTGCAGTTGGAACGAGGGCAGGTTTGATGACTACAGAATGCAACTCAGTGCAAAGAAAAAGCATCTGAATGCTTGGGAACTGATTGAGCTTATTGGCATGGGTCATTTCACCAAGGGCATAAACCCTCAGACTCTCTCCATGGGCATCAGTGAGGTCTATCAGGAGCTTGTAATGGATGTTATAAAGCAGGTAGGGGTTTATGTTCATGTGTTTTATTGAATCTGTTGTCCATACAAGAGAGGCAGGTGTTTAAAAGTTGTCAGTTATAGTcaattcatgtttttttattcaaaaaggGCTATATGACGAAGAAAGGTCATAAGAGGAAGAACTGGACAGAGCGATGGTTTGAGCTCCATCTCAATTACATATCCTATTATGTGAGTGAAGACCTCGTAGAGCAGAAGGGATGTATTTCGCTTGATCGCAACTGCTGTGTTGAGGTAAAACCAGAATATTTGTTAAAGCATTTGTTGAAATCAAGTtgaattttaaaggcattttctaGTTAAAACACACCAGATcattgtcatcatttacacaccctcatgttaTAGgagcttatttgtgaccctggagaacaaaaccagtcaaaagggtcaattgttttttaaattgagatgtatacatcatctgaaagctgaataaataagatttccattgatgtatggtttgttaggacaatatatggccaagatactatttaaaaaaactggaatctgagggtgaaaaaaatctaaattgagaaaattacctttaaagttgtcaaaatgaagttttgtagcaatgcatattaccaatcaaaaattaagttttgatatatttatggtaggaaatttacaaaatattatcttggaatatgatctttacataatatcctaatgatttttggcataaaagaatcaatttgacccatacaatgtatttttggctattgctacaaatatacacatgctacttaagactggttttgtggtccatggtcagaTTTCTGCCaaagctttttatctcacaattctgagaaaaattctaaataaaaaggtaaatttaaaaattaattaccttttttatttttctattctcTGGCAGAATTAAGCTTCCATTTCATTTGGATCTAGCCCTGTATGTTTTCCTGTGAAAGcagatgtttagcagaatgtccaagctgcCATTTTCCATACAATAAAAGTTGATGGGTATTTGGACTGTCATGAAAAAAGATCCTAAAAGATCATAAAAGTATCCCTTACGACTTATGCACTAAATTGCAAGTTGTGTGATAGTGTTGCATGAAGAAAATACCCAAAtgtaaagggacagttcacccaaaattgagaATTCTGTAATTTGCTGTTTTCTATCATCGATTATTCACTcatactcatgtcgttccaaatatATATGAGTTTTAGTTCTTCGGTTgagcacaaaataagatattttaagaaTATTGGAAAATTATCCTCAgtacagttttggaacaacttgagatgagtaaatgatgacagaattttcatttttggttatcCCTTTAAGTTGTTATCCACCAAAAATCATAAAGAGATATTTTGCATTTACTGTACAAACTTGACACCTCAAGATACATAAGATAACAATATCATCATAAcaagttatatttaaatgttaaaataatgaaaGCCTGAATAGAAACAAAGGCTATGACAagaaatcatacaggtttggaacaacatagtagtgtatggaagcctgtttccgctactgaattaaaaaaaaaatggtaaaatttaTCTCTGactttctgatttttttcttcacaattgtgagtttacatcttgcaattcttactttttttctgagaattgcatgatacaatctTGTTGTTCAGactattaaagtcagaattgcaagacataaagttagaattgcctttttttctcaaaattgtgattttataacccacaattctgactttataacacacaattgcagtTATCAGTCTTTTTTCGCCCTCAAAATTAAActttactcacaattgcgattttatatttcacaattttgagaaaaaaatctgaattgcgagatacaaacttgaaattgtgagaaaaagtcaaaattgtgagatacaaactcgcaattgcgagaaaaaagtcagaattgcatgatacaaactcgcaattttgagaaataaagttagaattgcctttttttctcagaatttctagttcatatcttgcaattgtgacttttcacaCTTGTgattttataacttacaattctgactttatgacacaCAGTTGCAGTTATCAGTctcttttccccctcaaaattggacttttctcacaattgcgagtttatatctcacaattttaagaaaaaaaatctgaattgcaagatacaaactcgcaattctgagaaataaagttagaattgccttttttttatctcagaattacaagttcaTATCTATTCACACttgtgattttataactcacaattctgactttataacacgcaattgcagtTATTGCAGTCTTTTTCGCAATTGCAGTCTTAAAATTgcactttattactcacaattgtgagtttctatctcataattctaagaaaaaagtcagaattacagatcaaaactcgcaattgcgagaaaaattcagaattgcaagatacaaactcacaaaataaagtgagaattgcaggtttttatcttgcaattttgacttaattcttgcaattgtgagtttatatcatgcaattctgagacaaaagtctgaattgtgactttatatctggcaatttcaattccaaaaaaaaggcaaaattcgagtttatataatgcaattatgagaaaaaaagtcagaattgtcagataaaagtcgcaattgccttttttatttttaattcggtggcagaaacaagcttccataataGTGAAAAAATGTTGACAGAATTGTATTTTTTGGTGTGTGTACTACCCCTTTAAATATCTAAATTGCTTTGTCTTTGCAGTCTTTACCAGACAAGGATGCAAAGAAGAACCTCTTTATTGTAAAATGTGTTGAAAAAAGTTTTGAGATCAGTGCATCggataaaaaggcaaaacaggaGTGGATTCAAGGTACTGCACATCTGTGCTGGTTCTGGACTGTGATAATATTTGTACATCCACAACTTCATGTGTTCATCATGTGTTTTCAGCCATCCAGGACTGTATTGCCCGCATAAGGCAGGGCCTTTCCTCCCCACACCGAGAATCTAGACAGAAACGCAGGGAGCTGAGAAACAGGATGAAAGCTGAACAGGAGTCCATGGAGAACAGAATGAGACAACTGCAGCTGGCCAACGAGAGCAAGCAGGCTCAGCTGGAGGCCTTGAGCAAGGTACCGTGACCCTCCTTGAGTCATTGAATGAGCAAATAAAGGTTTATTTAAACTACTTTAGTGGTGTTTCAGACGGGGTGgaaacaaaaactcacttttaAACTGGGGATTTACCTTTGAGTTATGAAATTCGCAGTAACTCtctattaaaacatattttcattttGTTCTCTTTTCACTGTTGCAGTCAGTTCCCCTTTCGTCTCATTTTCATTCACTGACATGGTTTATAGCACACCATTAGTAATGGTCACACTATTAGTAATGTGTTAAAGTTTCACATCCTTGTCTGTTTTCTTCCATGTTAAACCTTTAATTAGTTTTCATGTTACATTTTTGATTCTTGGAATCCTGTTTGACAGTAAAAAGAAAGCAGATCCTACTGAAGCTCTTAACTGAGGCTAAATGTGTAGATATTTCTAGAATTTGTTTTCTGTTAATACAAGCAAAAATTGCTGTCAAAGGCATAGCCTTGTGGCTTCTAGTGGCTCTCCTCAACAGTCAAAAAAGCGcccaaaaatataacttaaaaaacAGCTTTGCTTATGTAAATTCTTTATTTTAGGACACCTGCAAAAGAGCACTCCTGAGAAATGAAGCCACACTTCCTGTGTACAGGCTGTTTTGACAGTCACTAGTTCCTGTTTGATATCTTCAATCTCAAGGGATAGTACTTTCATTAAGCAGTACTTTATTGCTTGTGAAGCAGGAAATAAGTTTACTCCTTGGCAGCAGGAGAATAGTGTGATTTTTATCTCCTGTGTCAACCATGCAAATCTGTGTATCTTGGAAACTTTCACACTATGCACACGATAATGAAAAAATGCATTCTAGACCACTTTACAGCATttttttgggtaacactttattttaaggtatcCTTGTTACACATTTTTACATGTACTtcctattataataacaataaattatgcataattacattaataaataactCTAAACCAAGCCCTAATCCTAACTAACCATATAGTAACTACATTAATTTACTTAAATGAATAATTACACtctaacaaggacaccttaaaataaagtgtaacctatTTTCCAAACAATATTAAGCATGTTAATACGCACATTGCTGCTCCTTCCACTGCAAGTGCATTATTGTAAAGATGTATTTTTTCAAATTGAGGAATGAATTGAAATGCTTTTGTTGATACAGTTTCCGTCAATTGAATCTGGAACAGTGAATGAAGTCTggttgttattttatgtttttcttcCTGTATTTGGCATCTAATCTGGTTTACAGAAGCCTTGTATGCTTTCATTTTGTCTTGGTGTGGTAGAACATGCAGGAAGCATCAGCGAGGGGTGATTTGGAGGAACAGAGAAGACTTCAGGCCCAAACAGAACTACTAGACCAATACAGACGAGACCTTGAGCAAGAGAAAATGGTAACTACAACATTAAAGTCCCACTAACAGACATCTAACCTCTCCTTAAAGGACCTAGAGCCTCTTGCATATTGATAGCGATTTCCGATGCCTGCAAATTATAAACAATACACTGGAAATCAAGCAAGAGAAGGAAGCCCTGTTTTCAGGGtattaaaggattacttcacaaggattaccaaaataaaaaaattcctgaaaatttactcacccccatgtcatccaagatattcatgtctttcctttttcattcgcaaagaaattaaggttttaaaGCAAAACAGTGATTTCAGTGGTGCTCAAAGGATTGGAggttaaatatagctgcaagcagcgatgacgggCCCAAGCCACCATCAGGAAatgcatcaggaaaacggtgcacagcgGGCACATATATTTACAGTAACCCTCTGACAGTCTGGTTTTAAGGGTTACATCGATGAAAGGGTTAATCCAAAACATCAAGAAACACACACAGAACAATATATAAAACTTTACATCGAAGTTTCAGTTAAATTAACTAACAATATTACttaaaatgtacaatatttaTATAGAATTTTATACTCTAAGTTAAAATTAAGTTCAAAACTTAC belongs to Garra rufa chromosome 3, GarRuf1.0, whole genome shotgun sequence and includes:
- the swap70a gene encoding switch-associated protein 70, yielding MVSREEILKPIWYAFTALDVDRNGKVSKSQLKVLSHNLCTIMKIPHNTSALEEHFKDDDEGPVSTQGYMPYLNMFILSKVQANFDFSELNKMCWTLSAPKHISSKHLLISGSDTYKVWCIFNFLSEDKYPLHIVTEELEYFLRKLFGAMGCSWNEGRFDDYRMQLSAKKKHLNAWELIELIGMGHFTKGINPQTLSMGISEVYQELVMDVIKQGYMTKKGHKRKNWTERWFELHLNYISYYVSEDLVEQKGCISLDRNCCVESLPDKDAKKNLFIVKCVEKSFEISASDKKAKQEWIQAIQDCIARIRQGLSSPHRESRQKRRELRNRMKAEQESMENRMRQLQLANESKQAQLEALSKNMQEASARGDLEEQRRLQAQTELLDQYRRDLEQEKMARMQMEEQVVEKANEVEQYWQRMQELEEMYRQLKKALDDERQAKDDEEALRVLQARLLQEEASKRHELEQIHKQQLEILSQSQKEKEELERERTEKELALRAAQEQLEILTRQREGAQEEYKAVTRKLERASNKTKNWKHKVSKHEGLLRIIPPGSKCPTKMTNWGQAAFTDTELDELGRIWQENRNRSHDEQ